The proteins below are encoded in one region of Coffea arabica cultivar ET-39 chromosome 4c, Coffea Arabica ET-39 HiFi, whole genome shotgun sequence:
- the LOC113738981 gene encoding F-box/kelch-repeat protein At3g06240-like: MSLEKFDQTQMPVATADLAPTFPLPQELIIDILLRLPTKSIGKFRLVSKPWHSLLYDPLFIKAHLAFHLDDQEKLIILYSSSGTPAFKYFTTYFSTATFPTPNNYVRISEKLNPLLENPLSSARIVSCNGLVLVANDGLRRREFSSKHLLALDTMYLVNPTTMEHLRLPKGPFNLVVGNAGVAFGYDSFNDDYKIIWSYGGTTIRRSENFVIVFSLRNGTCRRLYNCPYAPTTHSGVCLNCSVHWLAQSKVDESQVIAALDLSTEEFKQVPWPSTGCSTRNWGSLASSKQLLVLGGCLAMVVEQSSQQMDIWMMKDYGVAESWTKFGVIIPKLVGHYYKPICLLGEDDVVLDKNGQNLVVHNLRDGTTREMLVAGINRDAFRDVGCFLESLVSPTFYSQKWRATSF; encoded by the coding sequence ATGTCCCTAGAAAAGTTCGATCAAACCCAGATGCCGGTGGCCACGGCTGACCTAGCCCCGACATTTCCCCtgccccaagaactcattattGACATCCTGTTACGACTCCCTACAAAATCCATCGGCAAATTCAGGCTCGTTTCGAAGCCATGGCACTCTCTACTCTACGACCCACTATTCATCAAAGCCCACCTTGCCTTCCACCTCGATGACCAGGAAAAACTCATCATCCTTTACTCCTCCTCCGGTACTCCCGCTTTCAAGTACTTCACGACCTATTTTTCCACCGCAACTTTTCCCACCCCTAACAATTACGTCAGGATTTCAGAAAAGCTCAACCCTCTTTTAGAGAACCCATTGAGCAGCGCGAGAATTGTTTCTTGCAATGGGTTGGTATTGGTAGCAAATGATGGATTGAGAAGGCGTGAATTTAGCAGCAAACATTTACTAGCACTTGATACCATGTATTTGGTAAACCCCACAACCATGGAGCATTTAAGATTACCAAAGGGCCCTTTTAATTTGGTGGTTGGGAATGCAGGGGTTGCTTTCGGTTATGATAGTTTTAATGATGACTATAAAATCATCTGGTCTTATGGGGGTACAACTATTAGGCGTTCTGAAAATTTTGTTATTGTTTTCAGTTTGAGGAATGGGACTTGCAGGAGACTTTATAATTGTCCTTACGCTCCTACTACTCATTCTGGGGTGTGTCTGAACTGTTCTGTGCATTGGCTTGCTCAGTCTAAAGTTGATGAATCGCAGGTTATAGCCGCTTTGGATTTGAGTACCGAGGAATTTAAGCAAGTGCCATGGCCTAGTACTGGTTGTAGCACTCGCAATTGGGGTTCATTGGCGTCTTCTAAGCAGCTTTTAGTTCTTGGTGGATGTCTAGCAATGGTTGTGGAGCAATCTAGTCAGCAGATGGATATTTGGATGATGAAGGATTATGGTGTTGCAGAATCTTGGACCAAATTTGGAGTTATTATACCAAAACTTGTTGGACATTATTATAAACCTATTTGTCTATTGGGGGAGGATGATGTTGTTTTGGACAAGAATGGTCAGAACCTTGTTGTTCATAATTTGAGAGATGGAACTACAAGGGAAATGTTGGTTGCTGGCATTAATAGAGATGCTTTCAGAGATGTTGGCTGCTTTCTCGAGAGCCTTGTCTCGCCTACTTTCTACAGTCAGAAATGGAGAGCAACATCATTTTGA